In a single window of the Raphanus sativus cultivar WK10039 chromosome 9, ASM80110v3, whole genome shotgun sequence genome:
- the LOC108826281 gene encoding late embryogenesis abundant protein At1g64065, with amino-acid sequence MADEDRMTLAPTEIYGRSDEEQQNGPRIWRPKKEEPPGNCIVYSLTIIVIVFAVCLILSLIFLRISKPEIETVSISTRDLIFGSNSTNPYFNATLVSDISIRNSNFGAFEFGDSSLRIVYADHGVVGETTIGGRRVEAHKTVRVTGIEAEIGSFRLLNRRGLDSDLRSGFLELTSVAEIRGRIKVMGRRQWKVGVMSCTMRLNLNGQFIQNLLCD; translated from the coding sequence ATGGCTGATGAAGATCGTATGACGTTAGCACCGACGGAAATCTATGGCCGGAGCGATGAAGAACAACAGAACGGACCAAGAATCTGGCGTCCGAAGAAAGAGGAGCCTCCAGGGAACTGTATCGTCTACTCCTTAACAATCATCGTCATCGTCTTCGCAGTCTGTCTCATCCTCTCCTTAATCTTTCTCCGTATCTCAAAACCAGAGATCGAAACCGTATCTATATCCACAAGAGATCTCATATTCGGCAGCAACTCAACGAACCCTTACTTCAACGCCACGCTAGTGAGCGACATCTCGATTCGAAACTCGAACTTCGGGGCTTTCGAGTTTGGGGATAGCTCGTTGAGAATTGTTTACGCTGATCATGGAGTTGTGGGGGAGACCACGATTGGCGGGAGAAGAGTAGAAGCTCATAAGACGGTTAGAGTAACCGGGATTGAGGCTGAGATCGGTTCGTTTCGGTTATTGAATAGGAGGGGTTTGGATTCGGATTTGAGGTCTGGTTTTTTGGAGCTGACTAGCGTTGCTGAGATCAGAGGGAGGATTAAAGTGATGGGAAGGAGACAGTGGAAAGTTGGTGTGATGAGTTGTACCATGAGACTTAATTTAAACGGTCAGTTTATCCAAAATTTGTTATGTGATTAG
- the LOC108825169 gene encoding uncharacterized protein LOC108825169, translating to MLTYKPRLDPTLTGEAKIMVEIKLDRPFSQRVAIEDESGSVSLVDVLYSWLPSKCARCGHLGHKASRCLGQPLEPAGSTKTSSQESGNIVTSVISAGEPENMLVDKEERDTTFVHSVLNVTVPHTPTAIMDVTFASVITLEDVTIKLKDQITIDGGKKPSSKKDTSFSLKGNVGQGSPNTASEHLSTPALADDEDESLSDEELDPKENLSPLDKVFLRDRPVKPSTKVKEMQSHSVARGRGNRGRGKSGGHG from the exons ATGCTTACCTATAAACCGAGGCTTGATCCTACTCTAACAGGAGAAGCAAAAATTATGGTTGAAATAAAGTTAGATAGACCTTTTTCTCAAAGAGTGGCTATTGAAGACGAGAGTGGCTCTGTCTCATTGGTTGATGTGCTGTACTCTTGGCTGCCTTCGAAGTGTGCACGGTGTGGTCATTTGGGCCACAAAGCCTCACGATGCTTAGGACAGCCGCTTGAACCAGCTGGAAGCACCAAAACATCATCTCAAGAATCTGGGAATATTGTAACAAGTGTCATTTCAGCAGGTGAACCAGAAAATATGTTGGTTGACAAAGAGGAAAGAGATACTACCTTTGTCCATTCAGTTTTGAATGTGACTGTCCCACATACTCCAACTGCAATTATGGATGTTACTTTTGCTTCAGTTATAACTCTAGAAGATGTCACTATCAAGCTTAAAGATCAGATCACCATCGATGGGGGAAAAAAGCCATCCTCAAAGAAAGATACATCATTCTCATTAAAAGGGAATGTTGGACAAGGATCTCCAAATACTGCTTCTGAACATTTGTCTACTCCTGCCCTCGCAG ACGATGAAGATGAATCTTTATCAGATGAGGAGTTGGACCCAAAGGAAAATTTGTCTCCTCTAGACAAAGTTTTTCTTCGGGATAGGCCGGTTAAGCCATCTACAAAGGTTAAAGAGATGCAGTCGCATTCTGTAGCTCGTGGACGGGGTAATCGCGGTCGAGGTAAAAGTGGTGGACATGGATAA
- the LOC108824191 gene encoding probable membrane-associated kinase regulator 2, producing the protein MEAFSLLNYWKNNGAGGGGNVSSGLTFLPPQPSDSSCRYPGEATTIVTSVAETEEEEDAGDDEGPFFDLKFAVPLEEEEESEERDEVSEDSDDVGGGGRTGEGDSDGCEYKFTLSSSCSGGEDGAVDHQDLIVSPSGDVYLKGQIVEEEEEAEAPSTGTEQTCSVKAPAAQLSASILKSATKLRVFMLGGAKKPKLLQAKSRDPPPTESQLKSTVTVSLKAEEVPIVSLFTRDNSSRNSSSSSSNSPATKRQNDSEPVVSEDNRFVMMQKYLKKVKPLYIRVSRRYGDKSKHSGPLSLDSSSAPTATKEESPVKKAHKPGNININIPAGFKVVRKHLGKSRSSSSTTTAIPPPATTVTMPSESRRRDDSLLQQQDSIQSAILHCKRSFNSSRDKDPSVLPRSVSDSSSYDK; encoded by the exons ATGGAAGCTTTCAGTCTCCTCAACTACTGGAAGAACAATGGTGCTGGTGGTGGCGGTAATGTTTCCTCCGGCCTCACCTTCCTCCCTCCTCAACCCTCCGACTCCTCTTGCCGTTACCCCGGCGAAGCCACCACCATTGTCACCTCCGTCGCGGAaaccgaggaagaagaagacgcaGGAGACGACGAAGGACCGTTCTTCGATCTCAAGTTCGCTGTTCcgcttgaagaagaagaagaaagtgaagaGAGAGACGAAGTATCCGAAGATTCCGACGAcgtcggaggaggaggaagaaccGGAGAGGGAGATTCCGATGGTTGTGAGTATAAGTTCACGCTCTCGTCGTCGTGCTCCGGCGGAGAAGACGGAGCAGTAGATCATCAAGACCTTATCGTCTCTCCTTCCGGCGACGTTTACTTAAAGGGACAGAtcgtggaggaggaggaggaggccgAAGCACCGTCAACGGGAACAGAGCAGACGTGCTCCGTCAAAGCTCCGGCGGCTCAGCTATCGGCGTCTATTTTGAAATCAGCTACTAAGCTCCGCGTGTTCATGCTCGGCGGCGCGAAGAAACCGAAGTTGCTCCAGGCGAAATCTAGAGATCCACCACCGACGGAATCTCAACTGAAAAGTACCGTTACCGTTAGTTTAAAAGCGGAAGAAGTGCCTATAGTTTCTCTCTTCACTCGAGATAACAGCTCGAGAAACTCCTCCTCGTCCTCTTCTAATTCTCCCGCCACTAAGAGGCAAAACGACAGCGAGCCTGTCGTTTCGGAGGATAACCGTTTCGTGATGATGCAAAAGTATCTCAAGAAAGTAAAGCCTCTTTACATCCGAGTCTCGCGTCGCTACGGGGACAAGTCGAAGCACTCAGGCCCGTTAAGCTTGGACTCCTCCTCCGCTCCGACGGCGACTAAAGAGGAGTCTCCGGTGAAGAAGGCTCATAAACCGGGAAACATAAACATCAACATTCCGGCGGGTTTTAAGGTGGTGAGGAAGCACCTCGGTAAAAGCAGATCCTCTTCCTCGACGACGACGGCGATTCCGCCGCCGGCGACGACGGTTACGATGCCGTCTGAGTCTAGGAGACGTGACGACTCGCTTCTGCAGCAGCAGGATAGCATTCAAAGCGCCATTTTACACTGCAAAAGATCTTTCAATTCCTCTCGAG ataaaGATCCATCGGTGTTACCAAGATCGGTAAGTGATTCTTCCTCTTACGACAAATGA
- the LOC108823318 gene encoding reticulon-like protein B3 has product MTEEHKHEESIMEKIAEKIHGHDDSSSSDSDDEKKESSIKTKIYRLFGREKPVHKVFGGGKPADIFLWRNKKVSGGVLGAATLSWILFELLQYNLLTLFGHISILALAVLFLWSSATTFIHKKPPHIPEVHIPEEVVLQLASGLRIEINRGFSLLRNIALGRDLKKFLMVVAGLWVLSKVGSSCNFLTLIYIATVLLFTVPVLYEKYDDKVDGFAEKAMKEIKKQYAVLDEKVLSKVMSKIPKGAFKKKD; this is encoded by the exons ATGACGGAAGAGCACAAACACGAGGAATCAATCATGGAGAAGATCGCTGAGAAGATCCATGGTCACGAtgactcttcttcttcagattcagATGACGAGAAGAAAGAATCCTCTATCAAGACGAAGATCTACCGCCTCTTCGGTAGAGAAAAGCCTGTTCACAAGGTCTTCGGTGGCGGCAAAC CTGCCGACATATTCCTATGGAGGAACAAGAAGGTATCAGGAGGAGTGTTGGGTGCTGCAACTCTCTCCTGGATCTTATTCGAGTTACTTCAATACAACCTCCTCACTCTCTTCGGCCACATCTCGATCCTCGCTCTCGCTGTGTTGTTCTTGTGGTCTAGTGCTACTACCTTCATTCACAA GAAACCTCCTCATATCCCTGAAGTTCACATCCCCGAGGAAGTCGTTCTCCAGCTTGCTTCTGGACTAAGGATTGAGATCAATCGTGGTTTTTCTCTTCTTAGGAACATCGCATTAGGGAGAGATCTCAAGAAGTTCCTTATG GTTGTTGCTGGCTTGTGGGTTTTGTCCAAAGTTGGTAGCTCATGCAACTTCTTGACCTTGATCTATATCG CAACTGTTCTTCTCTTCACCGTTCCCGTGCTTTACGAAAAGTATGATGATAAAGTAGATGGCTTTGCTGAAAAGGCAATGAAGGAGATCAAGAAGCAATACGCTGTGCTTGATGAGAAGGTGTTGAGTAAGGTCATGAGCAAAATCCCCAAAGGAGCCTTCAAGAAGAAGGATTAG